The genomic DNA CAATTGCACCCGGTTCGTTCGCACGAGTTGTTGAGTCTCCACTTGAGACTCAACTTGAAAACTGTTGGACACCGGAGCATCCTGCGCAGAGAGGCTTGAGATTCCGATCAGGCATGTCATCGCCATCATCGAAAGTGCGCCGCTTGTCTTTGACACCAACACTTGAAGTTCCTTTTATGAGGTAATTTTCAGTCGTTTGTGATTACCAATTTATCAGATTCAGTCGTGACATCCACTCCGGTCATCGGTTGTGCGATATGCTTCCAGCCTGTCTTGGAAGAGACCAGGCAGAGCATCAAGAATCATCCTGAATTTACTCTATCGAGGCGTCTCGGACAGGCTGGGCAGCTTTCTTATCGAATTCTCACATGTGAATCTCTCACATGGATTGCAAGTGTGATTCGAGGAAGTAGAGGCTCTTATCAACTTCGCGAGTGATCTCGGTGAACAGGTCACAGGTGACGGCGTCGTTTAGATTCTCTGATTTATCAATCGCTATTCGTGACAGAGCGGCATACTCACCGAAGCGGTTTGCCATTGCGATCAAGAAGTCTTTGCCGTCAGTCAACTCAATTGGCAACTCCTCAATTCGTGAATTATTCGCTGCCATCCTCGCGGTTCCTTCTGCACGCCCGCCTAATGCTGTTGCTCGCTCGGCGATCATATCGGCATAACGGATAAAGTTTTCAGCGAGGTCATCGAAGAGCAAGTGCAGCTGCATGAAGTTCATGCCCTTCACGTTCCAGTGAGACTGCTTGACTTGGGTGTAAAGATCGAAAGTGTCAGCCAGATGCTGATTCAGCAGTTCGATCATCGACTCGCGGGTCTCTTCCGAGATGTCATTATGTGTTTGGTAATTCAAGCTGGTTACGGTACTCATCAATAAGTCTCCTTCAGTAAATGGTTTGAAATGTCTCTCCTACTAACGATCGCAATTTCCGTGCCGTCAAATCCGCTTCTATCCGCGAATTCTCAAAAGGGGTTTCTGTTTTGCCGCGTCAGGCTCTGACTTTTTTATGTCAGCACCATTTCTTCACCGGGACGGAAAGCACGAATACGCACTACGAAAATTCCCCGATTAATGTTCGAGATCTCCTTCGAGAATTCAGAGGCTCTCGTCGAACGCCCTCTCTACGAACTCGAGAAACGCGAGTCTCTTCGAGTTGTTCATCTTCCAAGTCATCTGAGTCGAAGCAACGGCCCCCTTCGTTTTCCCACCGTTCCAATTCCATCAAGGCAGCTTCCTTCAATTTTTCCTGTTCCATCTGAATACTCCTTCAGGTCAAAGTTTATTGAGCGTCCTTCGGTTTCGCACAATGCTAGAGCTGTTTGCTCTACCGTGTGCCCGTGAAGAACACATCTCTCTAGCAAAAATGCTGTTCGCCACGAGGCAGATCCTGCAAACCAATTCGAAAGATGCTCTAGAACCGCAAGCATCAACACGAGTTGGCAGCATCAATTCCAGTTGGCAGCATCAATATTTTTCACATCAACGTTTGCTGCATCATGCAATTGATGGCATCATCCATTGCGCTACTTTCAACGACTCTCGTACCGCTTCTCAACCGTCTCACTAAAACGGTTCATGAATCGTTCTACTAACCCATCTGCTTTCAATTCTGATTCGAGTTGCCGAATGTCGTTGGCAAGACTGTGATCACCAAACACGGTGGCGATCCAACGTGAAAAATCATGGTGGCAACAATGACCAAGTAGAACATCCGATGGGACATGCTTGGCAGCGACAGCCAGTTCTTGCAAAGTTGCCGCTGACTGTCCCACAGGCTCTCCCTGGTTTGTAAAGACGAATTCCTCTTCCTTTGAGACAGGAATTTCGTAGTACTTTGTACGATGACGCACATGAGCGGTCAGCCGAGGGGCCACAATGAAGCGACGCAGTTGTCCGTTTGTCTCCTCTGTCGGAGGGAGTAACGCAGCTTCGCTGATATTCAGACTGGCGAGTTCCTCGTACCAGTCGTGCGAGTCGACATAGTGATCACTCTTTTGATCCAGAAGATCACGCAGGACATCGACTTCATCCTGTTCTGCAAGACGTGTCACTGCGATCACATCAATTTCTTTGAGCACCTCAATCGGTAATTGCGATGGTCGGTATGTCACCAACATGTAACCATCAAGCTGAAAGTCCAACAAACGCCGCCCGAGCGCACCACCGAGAAAGTAGTGACACTCATCGAGCATGATTCGATGGGGGAACCCGCGTTCCCGCCGGTGTTGGGCAACCAGCGGAAGGTGATGCTCGATGTACTCACACTTTGCCCCATGATCCAGATGAGACAAATTCAAAACAACGTTGATCCCCTGTTGCAGTAACATTTTTAAATCGTCTCCGTGTGGCAGCATACGACCACCACCAAGCACAACGGTATTCGGCAGTAATGCCAGGCTGCTGTAATCACCTTCGGGATCAAAGACATGAACGGTGTATCCCTGAAGTATCTGCTGCTCGACCAGCATTCCTGCAAGCCACGACTTGCCACTGAAAGAGTCACCAGCAACCAGGATGTTGCGACTCCGAATCTGTATCTCAAACGGTGGTTGCCCCTCGACCTCTTCGAGCACCACCTTGCGATGGCTGGACGACTCTGCAGGAATACGAATGTCTACGCAAATCTGTTCGAGATAATCCGCGACGGCATCCGGGCCATCGCCGACAATCACATCGTCGGCAGCTTCCTTAAGTCGAGACGATCCCCATGAGACGGCAACACCATGTTCGCAAACTGCTAACAGTTCGTGATCATTTTCTGCATCTCCAATCCCGACAGCGTTGTGAAGGGACACTCCCAAGGTGTCCAGAAGATGACGCAACCCACTCGACTTACTGATCGACGCAGGCAATAGCATCATTCGCCCTCGGTTGAAAGTAATCGCCAACGGAAGTTCCAGTTCACGAATGAGCGAAATCGCAATATCCGCGAACTCGGCCTCCATTTCGACGACGCAACGCCCCACTTTAAAGTCGAGTCCTCGCTTCGTCAGTTTTTCAATAAGACACATTGGGGGAGGAGTTCCAAGCAGCGTGATGTGTCCACTCGGAAGTGCAACGACTGCACCATTTTCGGCAACGACTCCATCGACAAAATCAAGACTACCTGCAACGCTTCGCAGCTCAGAAAGAATCCGTCCAGTGACGATCACCACGAGCAGACCCTGTTTGCGAGCCTTCGCAATTGCAGCACGGACAGCCGGGCTTAACACTCCATCTTTGGCAACTGTTCCGTCATAGTCGGTCGCAATCACTCGAAGTCTCATTACAGGCTCCTTAGACGATTAAAGCATTCTCGATGCTTGCTGTGCCCGCAAAGATCACTCTCACGATTCATGACCTGCCTGCTACGAGGCAGCATGCGAACCCCAAACTTGGATAGACTCGAAATCTCCCCTTCTTCAGTCTATGTGAACATCTCGGGAATCACTTTGTCTGCCCACGCGAAAACAGACGAGGATTGCGGGCAATGAATCGTTGAATTCCCCGGTCGATGATCGATTCATAACCGCGAACCATATAGATGTAGCCAACCACCGAGACGATCAACGCTCCAATTGCGTCGACGATTAAATCAATCATCGTGTCAGTCAGCCCAGACGGATCACCCCACATCGGTTTTTGCATATTCATTCCGAAGTATTGATCCATCGTGAATTCAAAAATCTCCCAAATGGCCCCGACCGATAGTGCAAAACAGAATGCAAAGAAAGCGACAAAACCGGGTCGCATTTGCAGGTCAATTTGTGGTGTCTCATTCAAGACATAAATCAGCAATACTCCCAACACCCCCAGCAGCCCACCAGAAGTGCCATGGAGCGCGATGTCCCACCACCAGAACGTATTATAGTAATCACGAACTTCACCAAGGAAGAGTGACGCAATAATGAATGCAATCGTCAAGACTTCGAACTCAGGCGGGACATGCACATCAGCTCGACGAGCCAGGATTGCGGGCAAGTATGTCAAAAGCAGAATTCCAGAGGCAATGACAACATTGCCCCATAACTGTTCGGCCGCTTCCACTCCAATGCCAACGACAAGGAACAGACGCAACAGGATCGTCAGACGTCGCTGGATGCGGTCATAATTCGAATTGTGAGGTAATTTCTCCATAACATTAACAAAGCTTTTCTAGAACACTTACGTGCATCCTGTGTCCGCGATTGAGCGCCTTGTCATTTGCCACGAGACAGGGCTGCTACACCTTTACCAAAACCGCGCTAGTAGGGCTGAACAGACTCTTTCTCGTACTGGACGGAGGACGTCCTGGTAAAAAACATTCTACACGAAAACAAGAAAGATCATTCTGTTTTAAAGCAATTTCTATGCCTGTGTGTTCCAGGCTTGGCGTGCCGGTGAGATCCACTTTCATGAATTCTCGAACGGCCTGCCACGAGAGCATCTTTCGAATTGAAGTTCATGTCCTGCCTCGTGGCGAACAACAACTTCATCAGAGAAACACGTTCTTCGCAGAAGCACGGAAGAGCAAACTGCTCAAACAGGACGTAGAGACCAATCTCGGACTTACTCTTGAACCAGTCCGAAAGCCTCTGGAGCAGCCACTTTCCTCAACGTTTGAGAGAGCAATTTCACGTTTCAGGATCAGTTTTAACACTGTAAAAAATGGTGTTTCGAGGCACATTCCTGTTCGGCACAAATCACCCGCCTCGTGCCGAAGACTGCCCAACCTGAGACTCTTGTTCTCGAAACAATTTCGAGTCTTCGACCTCATTCACTGGCACAGTGAGCACGCTGCAGCGTGCTTCCCGAATAACACTTCGGCTCACACTGCCCAAGCTGTCTCGCTTTCCGAGCAGCACCAAATCTGTTTCTAAATAATTTGCACGCTGTACAACTTGCTCCGACGGAATCCCCTGAGCAGTTTCCAAGGTGACATCGAATCCGCTGAGCTCGTCCTCGATCAACTCGATAAACCGGGACTCAACCGAGAGGGACTGAAGATTCTTCAGGATTTCCTTAAAATGAGGCCTCTTCCCCAAAGCAGATTCAGAGAAATCGTGCGATGACTCATAAACATGAAGTAAACGGTACGAAGGGCGGCAGTCATCGTTTAACCACGTCATCGCTGGGGTGATGGCAAACGAATGATCGTAAAAATCATGCGGCACCAAAACTGTCTGAGGTCTGAATGAATCGCTCTCCGCTGTGCGACGAAACAGCAGAACGGGCACCGATGAGTCCCGAACGATTCGATCAGCGAAGCTTCCGAGAACCATTTTGGAAAGCGACGTCCGCCCGCGCGGGGAGATCACAACTAAATCAATGTTGAGCTCCTGCTCAATTGCTCTTTGGCGGGTCCGTGTCCAACGACTTCGCTGTAAGTTCGTACGAACATCAACGTTCGAAAACAGAGAATGATTCCGAACCTCTTCGGCGAGTGCCACTTCGAGCGTGTCGAACAAAGTCTCTTGCGACGCCTGCGAAAGCACGCTCGGAATCGCTCCAGAGAAATGGACGAGGTGGAGAGTCGCCTGATGTCTTTCTGCCAACTCAGCAGCACACCCATAAGCTTTGCGAGCATGATCCGAAAAGTCGGTTGTCAGGATAATCTGATTCAGGTTCATGGATCACTTTCTTCGAGTAGTCGATGTCTTCACCGGCCCGAATAGGTGATGTAAAACTAGCTGGTTTGACAGCCAGCACTGAACTGCCAGCGCTGAATAGCCAGCACTGAATAGAACTGATCCTGAAAGCTGAACTTGCCTTCTCATACACTAAGGAAGGCGAACATTTCATTCGTTTCTGGACTGATTCTAATTCATGTCCTTGTGGATTCGTTCCAGAAGCAACTCTTCACTAAGACTCGCCGGCAAGGGGATTCCCTTTCGGCGACTGGCCTAAGGCCTTGGATCAATTTGCTGCTTGAACGGTTCTTTACTTCTTGAATTACGACTGTGACTTCCGGAAAATTCATGGCGACGCAAGCTTCATCACGACGTGAAACGACCGCTTCCGCACTGAATTTTCTAAGGCCACTACTCTCTCGCCACTTGAGCTAACACTTCACCAGAGCGAAATTGAGTGAACACAAAATGAAGCGGGTCACGGGTTCAATGCCGTGACCCACTCGTGTCACTTGCAGTCAACTATTGAGAGACTTCTAAAGGAAAAAGGTAACATGAGAAGACGTCGTTAACTCGAAGAGAGTTCTAACTCAGGCTCATGCCGATCTTTCGTTTGACGCATCCGCAAAGCCTTCGGACGCTTCAGTTTCGTCACGACAATGCGGCGTACTTTATCTGCTGCCTGCGTGAAGGCTGTCCATCGATTTTCATGCGTCGAAGTTGCGACAACCTCTCCAAAACGAGGCATCACCAAACTGATACGGCATTGCTGATCGACTCCCCCACGAGGGCCATTCTCATCGGTCAGTGTAATCGTCACGCTGGAAATTCGATTCGAAAATCGATCCAGTGTTTTGGCGATATGGTTAAGAGCTGAGTCTTGGAAGTGATGACGTTTTGCTTCGATTGGAGCATTGACGTTAATCTTCATTAAAACTCTCCTTTGATGAGAAGGGAAAAATTTGATCACGACCCGTTAATGATTCCAGGTCGGATCATGAAACTATTTAAGCGGTCACTCCGTCGCGTTCGGGTTGAAAAACTAATTCATCGATACGAACAGAGATCGTCCCGCTTGGGACCTGCCACCGAACAAGATCGCCAACTCGGTAACCAAGAATTGCGGTTCCGATCGGGGCAAGTACTGAAAGTTTGTCCTCTGCGATATTTGCTTCTTTAGGATAGACGAGAGTGTAAGTGTCAACTTCTTTGGTCCGCGTGTCGCGCAATCTCACAGTTGAATTCATCGTGACGACATCAGGAGGAATTTCCTTCGGTGCAACAATCTCCGCGACGTTCAATTCGTCTTTCAACGATTGAAGGTAGGGCTTATCACTGAATGCGGCTGCGAACTTACTGAAGAAAAGGTTCCTCAATCGTTCGTGATCTTCTTTGCTGATAATGATTTTTCGTTTGGCAGCCATGCGAATACTCCTGCCTACATTGTTGTAATTGGAATCAAAAAGAACTCTGAAATAAGAAATGCGATAGTGAAAGCACAGGGCCAAAAGAGCCAACCTGAGCAAGAACCTCCACATCGACGACTTGAACTCAACACTTAAAATGCAAATGTGACTTCAAAGTCATCTGTCACAGACGAAGGTCTTTTTGTTCTACTTCTTCTTCCCGGCTGATGTTGGCTGGAAAGCAGG from Thalassoglobus polymorphus includes the following:
- the rnk gene encoding nucleoside diphosphate kinase regulator, whose amino-acid sequence is MAAKRKIIISKEDHERLRNLFFSKFAAAFSDKPYLQSLKDELNVAEIVAPKEIPPDVVTMNSTVRLRDTRTKEVDTYTLVYPKEANIAEDKLSVLAPIGTAILGYRVGDLVRWQVPSGTISVRIDELVFQPERDGVTA
- the dps gene encoding DNA starvation/stationary phase protection protein Dps, with amino-acid sequence MSTVTSLNYQTHNDISEETRESMIELLNQHLADTFDLYTQVKQSHWNVKGMNFMQLHLLFDDLAENFIRYADMIAERATALGGRAEGTARMAANNSRIEELPIELTDGKDFLIAMANRFGEYAALSRIAIDKSENLNDAVTCDLFTEITREVDKSLYFLESHLQSM
- a CDS encoding HAD family hydrolase; translation: MRLRVIATDYDGTVAKDGVLSPAVRAAIAKARKQGLLVVIVTGRILSELRSVAGSLDFVDGVVAENGAVVALPSGHITLLGTPPPMCLIEKLTKRGLDFKVGRCVVEMEAEFADIAISLIRELELPLAITFNRGRMMLLPASISKSSGLRHLLDTLGVSLHNAVGIGDAENDHELLAVCEHGVAVSWGSSRLKEAADDVIVGDGPDAVADYLEQICVDIRIPAESSSHRKVVLEEVEGQPPFEIQIRSRNILVAGDSFSGKSWLAGMLVEQQILQGYTVHVFDPEGDYSSLALLPNTVVLGGGRMLPHGDDLKMLLQQGINVVLNLSHLDHGAKCEYIEHHLPLVAQHRRERGFPHRIMLDECHYFLGGALGRRLLDFQLDGYMLVTYRPSQLPIEVLKEIDVIAVTRLAEQDEVDVLRDLLDQKSDHYVDSHDWYEELASLNISEAALLPPTEETNGQLRRFIVAPRLTAHVRHRTKYYEIPVSKEEEFVFTNQGEPVGQSAATLQELAVAAKHVPSDVLLGHCCHHDFSRWIATVFGDHSLANDIRQLESELKADGLVERFMNRFSETVEKRYESR
- a CDS encoding HPF/RaiA family ribosome-associated protein, whose amino-acid sequence is MKINVNAPIEAKRHHFQDSALNHIAKTLDRFSNRISSVTITLTDENGPRGGVDQQCRISLVMPRFGEVVATSTHENRWTAFTQAADKVRRIVVTKLKRPKALRMRQTKDRHEPELELSSS
- a CDS encoding universal stress protein, which encodes MNLNQIILTTDFSDHARKAYGCAAELAERHQATLHLVHFSGAIPSVLSQASQETLFDTLEVALAEEVRNHSLFSNVDVRTNLQRSRWTRTRQRAIEQELNIDLVVISPRGRTSLSKMVLGSFADRIVRDSSVPVLLFRRTAESDSFRPQTVLVPHDFYDHSFAITPAMTWLNDDCRPSYRLLHVYESSHDFSESALGKRPHFKEILKNLQSLSVESRFIELIEDELSGFDVTLETAQGIPSEQVVQRANYLETDLVLLGKRDSLGSVSRSVIREARCSVLTVPVNEVEDSKLFREQESQVGQSSARGG